A genomic segment from Halomonas sp. TA22 encodes:
- a CDS encoding LysE family translocator encodes MTFFDASFWPFLVAITLLTMSPGVDTLLVIRNTARGGLRDGVITSLAICCGLFVHAAVSALGISLILLQSAWAFGLLKLAGALYLIWLGVQSLASVRRGAALPVTGAGGVRQPVAMHVPLREGFLSNVLNPKTVVFYMAFLPQFIAPEDPALLKSLWLAGMHFVIANIWQIGIAVMVGSAGPWLAKRWVSRSLDGATGVMMIGFGLKLALEQRPA; translated from the coding sequence ATGACGTTCTTCGATGCCTCCTTCTGGCCCTTTCTAGTTGCCATCACCCTGCTGACCATGAGCCCGGGGGTAGATACGCTTCTGGTAATCCGCAATACCGCAAGGGGGGGCTTGCGTGATGGTGTAATCACCAGCCTGGCGATCTGCTGTGGTCTGTTCGTGCATGCCGCGGTGTCGGCGCTGGGAATCTCGCTCATCCTGCTGCAATCGGCGTGGGCCTTCGGGCTACTGAAACTGGCCGGGGCGCTCTATCTGATCTGGCTTGGCGTGCAGAGCCTTGCCAGTGTGAGGCGCGGCGCGGCGTTACCCGTGACTGGGGCTGGCGGCGTGCGACAGCCGGTGGCAATGCATGTACCGCTACGCGAAGGGTTTCTCTCCAACGTCCTCAATCCCAAGACTGTCGTCTTCTACATGGCCTTCCTGCCGCAGTTCATCGCGCCAGAGGATCCGGCACTATTGAAGTCACTGTGGCTAGCGGGCATGCACTTCGTCATCGCCAATATCTGGCAGATCGGCATCGCGGTTATGGTGGGCAGTGCTGGGCCATGGCTCGCCAAGCGCTGGGTATCGCGCAGCCTGGACGGCGCGACCGGGGTGATGATGATCGGCTTCGGCCTCAAGCTGGCCCTCGAGCAGCGCCCCGCCTGA
- a CDS encoding nucleoside deaminase: MDTFMQVAIDEARLGLAEGGVPIGSVLVHRGRIIGRGHNQRQQRGSVVLHGEMDALENAGRQPAQVYRESVLYTTLSPCPMCTGAILLYGIPRVVIGENRTFLGGETLLREQGVELEVLDDGTCHALMQTFIAQYPEVWNEDIGE, from the coding sequence ATGGATACTTTCATGCAGGTGGCCATCGACGAGGCGCGTCTCGGTCTTGCCGAAGGAGGCGTGCCGATCGGCTCGGTGCTGGTTCATCGAGGGCGTATCATCGGACGTGGCCACAATCAGCGTCAGCAGCGAGGCAGTGTCGTCCTGCATGGCGAGATGGATGCCTTGGAGAATGCCGGGCGTCAACCGGCCCAGGTGTATCGCGAGTCGGTGCTCTATACCACCCTGTCGCCTTGCCCGATGTGTACCGGTGCAATCCTGCTCTATGGGATACCCCGGGTAGTGATTGGCGAGAATCGCACTTTTCTCGGCGGCGAGACACTGTTGCGTGAGCAGGGGGTAGAGCTTGAAGTGCTCGACGATGGGACGTGTCACGCCCTGATGCAGACCTTTATCGCCCAGTATCCGGAGGTGTGGAACGAAGACATCGGCGAATGA
- a CDS encoding cold-shock protein: MATGTVKWFNDTKGYGFISPDDGGDDLFAHFSEIQADGFKTLQDGQKVTFEVTQGKKGLQAANIKIAN, translated from the coding sequence ATGGCAACTGGCACTGTCAAGTGGTTCAACGATACCAAGGGCTACGGCTTCATCTCACCGGATGACGGCGGTGATGATCTGTTTGCTCACTTCTCTGAAATCCAGGCCGATGGCTTCAAGACCCTGCAGGATGGCCAGAAGGTGACCTTCGAAGTCACGCAAGGCAAGAAGGGTCTTCAGGCGGCCAATATCAAGATCGCAAACTGA